One window of Acropora palmata chromosome 1, jaAcrPala1.3, whole genome shotgun sequence genomic DNA carries:
- the LOC141894065 gene encoding uncharacterized protein LOC141894065 isoform X1, whose amino-acid sequence MRSNIFKMAEVSQKTEREVKTLEENLKDMAVDMRLFSLTLRSLYVQNAVGTNEEPAKEFRRLRDDTRNDAMVYLRCILPVSTKFVSSISEYFEYYDALNYQQWCETLPDILQDTTSYKELCETVLQMHEDILVPLKKRQDEALLLVTKFKDLQVEYQKKKRELEQGAYTKRKWAFGILFIPYVGPIAGALLGASENSDMAKAVATGQQAKIQGAASMAVSEALIPGLGNFINGIKKAAGFFSVMEQKLMKFKSRASTAVDDAKKLHYMVMKKEARDMKSTCQIFYAVLPDVRTDFLVIPTEGTDQNYVDQWLEKQEKTIREKCSVPGLAGKILKAIMEIKMTPILEA is encoded by the coding sequence ATGGCGGAAGTTTCACAAAAAACGGAGAGGGAAGTCAAGACCCTCGAAGAGAACCTCAAAGATATGGCCGTGGACATGCGCCTCTTTTCTCTGACGTTGCGCTCTCTTTATGTTCAAAACGCAGTTGGTACGAATGAGGAACCTGCCAAGGAATTTAGAAGACTTCGCGATGACACGCGAAATGACGCCATGGTGTACCTCAGATGTATTCTACCGGTCTCTACAAAGTTTGTGTCATCCATAAGCGAGTACTTCGAGTACTATGACGCACTGAATTACCAGCAATGGTGTGAAACGCTCCCAGACATCCTTCAAGACACCACGAGCTACAAAGAGCTATGTGAAACCGTCCTTCAGATGCATGAAGACATCTTAGTACCCCTCAAGAAGAGGCAAGACGAAGCTTTGCTCTTGGTGACCAAGTTTAAAGACCTTCAAGTGGAataccaaaaaaagaaaagggagCTAGAGCAAGGAGCATACACTAAACGAAAGTGGGCGTTTGGTATTTTGTTCATTCCATACGTAGGCCCCATTGCAGGAGCACTGTTGGGTGCCTCAGAAAATTCAGATATGGCAAAAGCAGTGGCCACAGGACAACAGGCCAAAATACAAGGGGCCGCTTCCATGGCAGTTAGTGAAGCTCTCATTCCTGGTCTTGGGAACTTTATTAATGGAATAAAAAAGGCAGCCGGCTTTTTCTCCGTAATGGAGCAGAAATTGATGAAGTTTAAGAGCAGAGCTTCGACTGCTGTTGATGATGCAAAGAAGCTTCACTACATGGTGATGAAAAAGGAGGCCAGAGATATGAAATCAACCTGCCAAATCTTCTATGCAGTCCTCCCAGATGTGCGGACCGATTTCCTGGTTATTCCAACCGAGGGAACTGACCAGAATTATGTAGACCAATGGCTGGAGAAACAGGAGAAAACAATCCGAGAGAAGTGCAGCGTCCCGGGTCTTGCTGGAAAGATACTGAAGGCTAttatggaaattaaaatgacaCCGATACTCGAAGCTTAG
- the LOC141894065 gene encoding uncharacterized protein LOC141894065 isoform X2, translated as MAEVSQKTEREVKTLEENLKDMAVDMRLFSLTLRSLYVQNAVGTNEEPAKEFRRLRDDTRNDAMVYLRCILPVSTKFVSSISEYFEYYDALNYQQWCETLPDILQDTTSYKELCETVLQMHEDILVPLKKRQDEALLLVTKFKDLQVEYQKKKRELEQGAYTKRKWAFGILFIPYVGPIAGALLGASENSDMAKAVATGQQAKIQGAASMAVSEALIPGLGNFINGIKKAAGFFSVMEQKLMKFKSRASTAVDDAKKLHYMVMKKEARDMKSTCQIFYAVLPDVRTDFLVIPTEGTDQNYVDQWLEKQEKTIREKCSVPGLAGKILKAIMEIKMTPILEA; from the coding sequence ATGGCGGAAGTTTCACAAAAAACGGAGAGGGAAGTCAAGACCCTCGAAGAGAACCTCAAAGATATGGCCGTGGACATGCGCCTCTTTTCTCTGACGTTGCGCTCTCTTTATGTTCAAAACGCAGTTGGTACGAATGAGGAACCTGCCAAGGAATTTAGAAGACTTCGCGATGACACGCGAAATGACGCCATGGTGTACCTCAGATGTATTCTACCGGTCTCTACAAAGTTTGTGTCATCCATAAGCGAGTACTTCGAGTACTATGACGCACTGAATTACCAGCAATGGTGTGAAACGCTCCCAGACATCCTTCAAGACACCACGAGCTACAAAGAGCTATGTGAAACCGTCCTTCAGATGCATGAAGACATCTTAGTACCCCTCAAGAAGAGGCAAGACGAAGCTTTGCTCTTGGTGACCAAGTTTAAAGACCTTCAAGTGGAataccaaaaaaagaaaagggagCTAGAGCAAGGAGCATACACTAAACGAAAGTGGGCGTTTGGTATTTTGTTCATTCCATACGTAGGCCCCATTGCAGGAGCACTGTTGGGTGCCTCAGAAAATTCAGATATGGCAAAAGCAGTGGCCACAGGACAACAGGCCAAAATACAAGGGGCCGCTTCCATGGCAGTTAGTGAAGCTCTCATTCCTGGTCTTGGGAACTTTATTAATGGAATAAAAAAGGCAGCCGGCTTTTTCTCCGTAATGGAGCAGAAATTGATGAAGTTTAAGAGCAGAGCTTCGACTGCTGTTGATGATGCAAAGAAGCTTCACTACATGGTGATGAAAAAGGAGGCCAGAGATATGAAATCAACCTGCCAAATCTTCTATGCAGTCCTCCCAGATGTGCGGACCGATTTCCTGGTTATTCCAACCGAGGGAACTGACCAGAATTATGTAGACCAATGGCTGGAGAAACAGGAGAAAACAATCCGAGAGAAGTGCAGCGTCCCGGGTCTTGCTGGAAAGATACTGAAGGCTAttatggaaattaaaatgacaCCGATACTCGAAGCTTAG